Within the Desulfobacterales bacterium genome, the region TTGTGGAGCCGGTTGTCGGAACAAACGGCCGCATCGTGCCGCCACCGGAGTATTTTCCAATTGTTCGCCAGATATGTGATGAAAACGATGTGCTGCTGATTGCAGATGAAGTGATGTCCGGCTGGTTCCGGACCGGTACGGCTTTTGCCATGCAGAACTGGGACGTTGCTCCAGACATCATGACAACCGCCAAAGGCGCCAGCAATGCATACACCCCGGTGGCAATCACCGTGACCACCGAAAAAGTCAAAAGCCATTTCGAAGATGAGTTTTTCTGCCACGGCCACACCTATGCCTATCACGCACTGGCTGCTTCGGCCATACCGGCAGCAGTGGCTGAATATGATAAATTACTTAAATCCGGCCTGCCGCAAAAAGTAAGCCAGCACCTTGAGAAAAAGCTTTATGAGCTCGGTGATAAGCACATTTGTGTCGGCGATGTGCGCGGAATCGGGCATTTCTGGGCATTTGAAATCGTGAAAAACCGGGAAACAAAAGAGCCGTTCGATACAAAAGGAGATAAGATAAGCGGCAAGGCGCTGATGACAGGCAAAATTGCCGGCGCATGCATGCAAAACGGCCTCTACCTGGCGCCCTGGTACGACACCCTGGTCATTGCCCCGCCATTGATCATTACCGAAGAGCAAGTCGATGAGGCCATTGACATTCTCGGCAAAGCGCTGAAAGTCGGAGATGAGCAAGCAGAGGAAA harbors:
- a CDS encoding aspartate aminotransferase family protein, which gives rise to MSQAVEKIKALTEHTFGTWNQQSGWKTPMLVTDAEGIYFYNADGKPFIDFSSQLMCSNLGHKNKAIIEAIVKQAEKLPYAAPGFVTEASIAAVEALKTVVPEPLNKFFFSTSGTEANDGALIMTRQSKAPAYKIISRYHSYHGATSGGLSFTGDPRRWPAEQARYTVQGVRFAPDHYCYRCPFNMSYPGCDIQCARYLDYIIKEEGNVAAFIVEPVVGTNGRIVPPPEYFPIVRQICDENDVLLIADEVMSGWFRTGTAFAMQNWDVAPDIMTTAKGASNAYTPVAITVTTEKVKSHFEDEFFCHGHTYAYHALAASAIPAAVAEYDKLLKSGLPQKVSQHLEKKLYELGDKHICVGDVRGIGHFWAFEIVKNRETKEPFDTKGDKISGKALMTGKIAGACMQNGLYLAPWYDTLVIAPPLIITEEQVDEAIDILGKALKVGDEQAEETDVPVSRSSVFKQ